The Osmerus eperlanus chromosome 15, fOsmEpe2.1, whole genome shotgun sequence genome includes a window with the following:
- the htr5ab gene encoding 5-hydroxytryptamine (serotonin) receptor 5A, genome duplicate b isoform X1 has translation MTHPNASGVSSNISDTLDGLGSGNFYRPFSVFSVLTLTLLAMLVVATFVWNLLVLLTILRVRTFHRVPHNLVASMAISDVMVAALVMPLSLVHELNGRLWKLGRVLCQVWISFDVLCCTASIWNVTAIALDRYWSITRHLEYTLKTRKRISNVMIALTWLLSSVISLSPLFGWGETYSEDALECQVSQEPSYTIFSTFGAFYLPLCVVLFVYWKIYKAAKFRIGSRKNNTITPMAEVKEASRQPQMVFTVRHATVTFQTDGDTWREQKEKKAALMVGILIGVFVLCWIPFFITELIVPLCSCNIPPIWKSIFLWLGYSNSFFNPLIYTAFNKNYNNALRNLFSRQR, from the exons ATGACGCACCCCAACGCCAGCGGCGTGAGCTCCAACATCAGCGACACCTTGGACGGCCTGGGCTCTGGCAACTTCTACCGTCCCTTCTCCGTGTTCAGCGTGTTGACGCTCACGCTGCTCGCCATGCTGGTGGTGGCCACGTTCGTGTGGAACCTCCTGGTGCTGTTGACCATCTTGAGGGTACGAACCTTCCACCGCGTGCCCCACAACCTGGTGGCGTCCATGGCGATCTCTGATGTGATGGTGGCGGCGTTGGTGATGCCCCTCAGCCTGGTCCACGAGCTGAACGGGCGTCTGTGGAAACTGGGCAGGGTCCTCTGCCAGGTGTGGATCTCCTTCGACGtcctctgctgcacggcaagCATCTGGAACGTCACCGCCATCGCCCTGGACCGCTATTGGTCGATCACCAGGCACCTGGAATACACTCTGAAAACCAGGAAGAGGATCTCCAACGTGATGATCGCCCTCACCTGGCTTCTGTCCTCGGTCATCTCCCTGTCGCCGCTCTTTGGCTGGGGGGAGACTTACTCTGAGGACGCGTTGGAATGCCAGGTGAGCCAGGAGCCCTCCTATACCATCTTCTCCACCTTCGGAGCTTTCTACCTGCcgctgtgtgtggtgctgtttgTCTACTGGAAGATCTACAAGGCTGCCAAGTTTCGCATCGGCTCGCGCAAGAACAACACCATCACGCCCATGGCTGAG gtgaaGGAGGCCTCCCGGCAGCCCCAGATGGTGTTCACCGTCCGCCACGCTACCGTGACATTCCAGACGGACGGCGACACGTGGCGCGagcagaaggagaagaaggcGGCCCTCATGGTGGGCATCCTCATCGGGGTCTTCGTCCTCTGCTGGATCCCCTTCTTCATCACGGAGCTCATCGTGCCCCTCTGCTCCTGCAACATCCCGCCCATTTGGAAGAGCATCTTCCTCTGGCTGGGCTACTCCAACTCTTTCTTCAACCCGCTTATCTACACGGCCTTCAACAAGAACTACAACAACGCTCTGAGGAACCTGTTCTCTCGCCAGcgatga
- the htr5ab gene encoding 5-hydroxytryptamine (serotonin) receptor 5A, genome duplicate b isoform X2 — MTHPNASGVSSNISDTLDGLGSGNFYRPFSVFSVLTLTLLAMLVVATFVWNLLVLLTILRVRTFHRVPHNLVASMAISDVMVAALVMPLSLVHELNGRLWKLGRVLCQVWISFDVLCCTASIWNVTAIALDRYWSITRHLEYTLKTRKRISNVMIALTWLLSSVISLSPLFGWGETYSEDALECQVKEASRQPQMVFTVRHATVTFQTDGDTWREQKEKKAALMVGILIGVFVLCWIPFFITELIVPLCSCNIPPIWKSIFLWLGYSNSFFNPLIYTAFNKNYNNALRNLFSRQR, encoded by the exons ATGACGCACCCCAACGCCAGCGGCGTGAGCTCCAACATCAGCGACACCTTGGACGGCCTGGGCTCTGGCAACTTCTACCGTCCCTTCTCCGTGTTCAGCGTGTTGACGCTCACGCTGCTCGCCATGCTGGTGGTGGCCACGTTCGTGTGGAACCTCCTGGTGCTGTTGACCATCTTGAGGGTACGAACCTTCCACCGCGTGCCCCACAACCTGGTGGCGTCCATGGCGATCTCTGATGTGATGGTGGCGGCGTTGGTGATGCCCCTCAGCCTGGTCCACGAGCTGAACGGGCGTCTGTGGAAACTGGGCAGGGTCCTCTGCCAGGTGTGGATCTCCTTCGACGtcctctgctgcacggcaagCATCTGGAACGTCACCGCCATCGCCCTGGACCGCTATTGGTCGATCACCAGGCACCTGGAATACACTCTGAAAACCAGGAAGAGGATCTCCAACGTGATGATCGCCCTCACCTGGCTTCTGTCCTCGGTCATCTCCCTGTCGCCGCTCTTTGGCTGGGGGGAGACTTACTCTGAGGACGCGTTGGAATGCCAG gtgaaGGAGGCCTCCCGGCAGCCCCAGATGGTGTTCACCGTCCGCCACGCTACCGTGACATTCCAGACGGACGGCGACACGTGGCGCGagcagaaggagaagaaggcGGCCCTCATGGTGGGCATCCTCATCGGGGTCTTCGTCCTCTGCTGGATCCCCTTCTTCATCACGGAGCTCATCGTGCCCCTCTGCTCCTGCAACATCCCGCCCATTTGGAAGAGCATCTTCCTCTGGCTGGGCTACTCCAACTCTTTCTTCAACCCGCTTATCTACACGGCCTTCAACAAGAACTACAACAACGCTCTGAGGAACCTGTTCTCTCGCCAGcgatga